In Ovis aries strain OAR_USU_Benz2616 breed Rambouillet chromosome 13, ARS-UI_Ramb_v3.0, whole genome shotgun sequence, the genomic window caaatacaaataaaaccaaGTATCTGCACCTAAACTTTAAACTAAATTTTTGTTTACTCTGGCAGAGAACCtgtaagggtttcccaggtggcacaatggtaaagactccacctgcaaatGGAGGATATGCAAGAGATATacccaaggttcgatccctggatcaggaagatcccctggaatggcaacccattccagtattcttgactggaaaattccatggacagagaagcccagtgggttacagtccatggggtgcccaaagagtctgacgtgactgagcacacttcTGTCTGTCTAGCACACAAAGGCTCAATACCCATTACCAAGAATAATACATCTTCTATAGCAGGGCTAACACTTTTACTCCTTTCTGCAAGTACAGGGTAGGCTAGCAACAGTGGTCATGTCTATAGCATGCACTCAACACTTACActcatttaaaactttattagTGTATAAACAAAGCTAAGACTTCATATGATAAACAGAAGTTCTATGGTAATGAGGTCATCATTTTCAGTACTGTAACAAGCCTGTGTATGCAACAcatattttcaaaagtaatacaaatcaatacttttaaaagtatattctgtGTTGTAAACAATAAATTACATGGCAACCCATGTCAAGTGACATCCCTTCTCCACAAAAATAGTTTAAATCACTGCTATTTCCTACTGACTTCACActaaatttttgccatttttttcacAATGTACATATTGTGAATGTTTATAAGGCATTCTTATAAATATAAGGCATATTAATAAGAAttagaaacaaaagacaaatgcAACAGATCTCTAAAAATTGCATCAAGGCATTTGTCCATTTCAGAAGTGTTAAGAGCTGACATTTTATGCATCAAAAATTACACTGAAAAGTTTTAATATGTGAATAGCAATGGTATATGGTTTCACTAGCATGAACAGCTGTCTTCTATTGAAATGACTCCAATGTGATTTCTTTGTGATCTTCAGTTGCAAtcaacaaagtattttttaaaaaaattttagggcactaatggtaaagaacctgcctgctgaagcaggagacacagaagacaagggttcaatccctggattgggaagatgccctggagaagggcatggcaacccacttcagtattcttgcctggagaacccatgatagagaagcctgacaggctacagtccacaaagagttggacacaactgaagcaactcagcatgcacgcacatagCAGGCACTGTTTTAAATACATAATAGGGATAAAGGGACGCAAGAAATATGCACTCAGCCCTCAAGGAATTTGGTTTAGCAGAAGAAACCTATACAAATATTGCCCTAATGTGTCGCAAGTAACAACCTTAGCACTGAGACCCAAAGGAAAGTCAGCTGAAAGTCACTCTATTGGGATTGGATCAGGGAAGGTTTCAGAAAAATCCCTTAAACTAAGCCCAGAAGAATGAGCTAGAATTCTCCAATGAAGTAAGGAGGGAAATGGCAGTGCCCACAAAAGGAACTGCAGGCTAGTGCAAATACAGGGAGCCAGGAAACATCACGGTGTGTTGAGCTCTTGTTCTGCCCAACTGAACACAGCTTTGGGTAACAGTTGAGGAAGCTGAAGAGACAAATGGGGGCGGTTTATAGATATAACATGATAAGGAGTTTGTACTTTATCTTATAAGGGAAAGTACTGCAAAAAATTCTAATTAGGGTAATGATATGACCAGTCTACATTTAGAAAGATTAGTGGTTTCAGGACTCCACAACTCCCATGAGGGGTGACCTTAGCAGGGCGCCGTCCGATTTACTGGCGGTTCGCTTTCTCCTAGCCTTGGTCAGTAATGTCACCTGCAAGCGGTGCAACCCCGCCCCCCAGGAGTATCCAATGGTCTGACTTCAGCAGCACTTCCCGGCAAGAGATAAATCACTCACTGTCTCCAGAGGGCGGCCACCCACAGTGTGATTTGAGCGTTCTTCCAGAGGGTGACAGCCCTGGGGTTGAGTTGGGCTGTGCCCCTACTTGTGTGACCACCAGGTTtgcctcattttccttctccGCAGCAAGGGAAAGCCCGGCCCTAGGAGGCTGCGCGTTAAGCGGTAGATACAGGGCGAGAGCCGGCGAGGGCCAGACCCACCGCCCGTAGAAGCGGGGTCGCGCGCCGCCGGCTCCGCCCGAAGGCTCGAGCCGGAGGGCTAGCGGGGTAACCAGGCCgtgggcaggaggcctgggcgGCTCACCGGTAAAAAGCAGAGTCCCCGAGTGGGTTCCAGTTCGCGGTGTAGCAGTCCATGGCTGGTACAAGCGCCGGCTTGCCGGCGCCAGCTTGCCAGCGCCAGGTACACCCTCCCAGTTTGGGCTCCAGGCAGGCACTTCCGCTTCCGCCCGTCCGGGTCACGTGATGAGGCCGCGGCCACCAGCCTTCACTGCTGTGGGCGACTGTACTTGGCCGTCGCTGTGCCCCCGCCCACAGGGGGGCGGGCTCGGCCCTGGCTCCTGCTCCCTACGGCGGCCACCCGAGCTGCCTTCTCGTCCCCTCGGACGTTGGGGGGTCGGGCAGGGCAGGACATGAGTGACAGGAAGTGGGAGTTGTGAGCGTTGTCGCCCGGGGCGGGGAGGCCCCAGGCATTGTCGGGCCTCCATGACTCACGCATGGAGAGAGCTGGGCGACGGGCTGCGCACCGACCACTGACCGGGACGCACAAGCTCTGCGAGGCAGGAGCAGTGCTGAAGCGACCAGCTTTTCGGGCACGAGAACATGAGGCTAGGCCTGGCGCCCGCTGCAGGCGACGCGCGCAGTGTGCGGGCCTGCCCCAGTCGCTGGTGAACGGCGCGGAGTCCCGGGAATCGGTAATTGGCGCGAGCGAGCGCGCGCATGCGCGGGGCGGCGACGTGCACGTGGCTGGGCGCAGGGCCGCACCGCGTGTGAAGCGGCGGGGTATCCCGGAGGTTCGCGGGCCGTGGCTCACTTTGCCAAGTTTAACAGAGGCTGGCGCCACCATGGACCCCACTCTAATGCTGCCGCCTGCTACCTGTATCTCTGAGCAGCTTGAAAGGGGCCAGCGCAGGTCTCCTTTATCCCAGAGTGGGCCCTGGAGCTAGTTGAGGCCCCTCCCTCGTGCAGCTTAGTGGCCTTTCCCTGCAGCCCGTCGTTGTTGGCGGCAGCATGGTCTTCTGTCTGGAGAACGAGGAGCCGTGCCGCCCGCAGCGAAGCAACATGGTCCATTTCCAGGCCTCGGAAGTCCAGCAGCTGCTACACAACAAGTTCGTGGTCATCTTGGGGGACTCAAGTGAGTGCCCTTCTAGAATCCCGCTTCCTGGTCCCGCACCTGCAGTCTGTTTTCTGCGTTTGGACGTTTTGTCTCCATCTCAAACCTCTTTCCTGATCCCCAGTCCGTTCCAATACAGGTTTATTTCCCCAACGCCTTCCACAGGTGTCCTGACagatgtagcctgtcaggcttttCACCCCCACCTTGCTCAGCATTTTTCTTCCTGACAGTCCCCTACAGTGTCCTCATGGAAGCAGTATGTTGTCTGTTCTTGAGTGACTTGGCCAACTTACTTCTGCCAGGTCGCTATGTACACCTGGAAGGAACAAAGCAGTGCCAGGACTTTTTAACTTCCCCTTTTCTCATACCTCTAAGTCAATACTCCACAAAGGTGGTGTTGGGCCACCTCAGCAAGAGGCCTGGATTTGACAGGAGCTGGGGGGTGGAGTAGGGCCTGCCTCAGCCTCAGGATCTCTGTCTCCCTTCAGTCCAGCGGGCTGTGTATAAAGACCTGGTGCTCCTGCTCCAGAAAGACTCACTGCTCACAGCTGCCCAGCTGAAAGCTAAGGTGAGGGAAGCTTGGTGGCCATGCCAGTGATGGGCGGGCACAGACTCTGGCCTGGTAGGGGCCTCCTCCCTGGCTTGGGTCTGACCagctgggtggggggggggtgggcagggggagcTGAGCTTTGAACAGGACCAGCTGGTTGCTGGGGGTCAGCTAGGCGAGCTGCACAACGGGACACAGTACCGGGAGGTCCGCCAGTTCTGCTCGGGTTCTGGCCACCACCTTGTACGCTTCTACTTCCTCACCCGCGTTTACTCCGAGTACCTCGAGGGAGTCCTGGAGGAGCTGACATATGGGCCTGCCCCGGACCTGGTGATCATCAACTCCTGCCTCTGGGATCTCTCCAggttggggcggggggagagggaAATACTGATTGGGGGTGGAGGTATGGCTCAGAGGCCACCCATCCCTGTGTTCTTGCCCACCCTTTGTGCTACCCAACAGGTATGGCCGCTACTCGATGGAGAGCTACCGAGAGAACCTGGAGCGAGTGTTCGTGCGCATGGACCAGGTGTTGCCAGATTCCTGCCTGCTGGTGTGGAACATGGCAATGCCCCTAGGAGAGCGTGTCACTGGGGGTTTCCTCCTGCCTGAGGCAAGTGTCTGGAGCACCTCAGGACAGAAGATGGGGCAGCTGATTGGTAGATAGAGGACCCTCCCTCCCGATTCTGCATCATTCAGTGGCTCTCAGATGCTGCATTTTCTCACTCAGCTCCAGCCCCTGGCAGGCTCTCTGCGGCGGGATGTGGTTGAAGGGAACTTCTACAGTGCTACTCTGGCTGGGGACCACTGCTTCGATGTCTTGgacctccactttcactttcggcACGCAGTACGGCACCGTCATCGGGACGGTGTCCATTGGGACCAGCATGCCCACCGCCACCTCTCACATTTGCTTCTGACCCATGTGGCTGATGCCTGGGGTGTGGAGCTGCCCAAGCGTGACTATCCCCATGGTGAGCCCTATCACAGGTGGGGAGGGTAGTGATGCAAAGAGGGCCCTCAGAGCATAGGTCTCATAAACAGCAGGACAGAGATCCTCAAGGTGAGTAGAGCCCCTTGAAGGACCATTGTGAATCCTGAGTGTGCCTTCCTTCCCCTGGTCTAGCCCTGTAGTCACCTCTGTGTACACGAATTGAGTATTGAGTATGCTCAATACGCATATGCTACagataaacaggaaaagaatGGGAGTACTTTAAATTGGAGTGGATGTGGGGCATGGAAAAGCAGAAGTGGAGGAAAGGTAATTCAGGCAGAGTGGTAGAAGCAACAAAGCCCCTTGGCAGGGACTGTTAAACCCTCAGTTCCTGCCTGCTTTTAAAGGGGACATCATGGGTTATTGTTCCCTGTCTGCTTCTGCCTTGGATCATGTCCTGCAAGGGTAAAGTGCCTGCCTCACTTGTTGATAATTCATCCCTTTCAGCCCCAGTATCTAGCACAATTGCTGTGTATGTAGTACCTGCAGGATGGTGTTTATTGAATTGGAGATGTGAGTCATGTTAGAAGGCTGTAGTAGCACTGGAGGATGTGAGGGCAGAATGGCCAGGAGTGTCACTTTTAGCCTGGAGTTGGAGTATCAGGAAAGTGAATTAGGACCTTGATCATATAATGgtctgatttctttgtttttttagatgAGAACTAAATTtcatcttccttggtggctcagatggtaaagaatcggcctgcaatgcaggagacctgggttcaatccctgggttgggaagattcccctggagcagggcatggcaacccactccagtattcttgcctggagaatccccatggacataggaccctggtgggctacggtgcatgggctttcaaagagtcagacacgactgagcaactagcacaaAAATCTCATCTAAATCAGTTGGAGAACTGATCCCTAAAGAGAAAGGGGTGCTTTAAAGGTTGTAAGGCTAGTTTGTTGTGTCTCAGGTCTTCTGAACTCAATTTGGAGCCACAGAAATAGCAACATCGAAAGGAGGAGTTGGGTGGAAGGATGAGTTGGTGAGTTTGATGAGGGCAGATCTCTTTGAAGTACTATGGAAATGTTGAGTAAATTTGGAGTCAGTGGTGCCCAGCAGGGAGATGGCTGCTAAGGGCGTGAATGTGACAGAAAGAGCAAAACAATGGCCATGTTTGGGAGttggaagagaagagagactgATGGAGGAAACAAAAGGAGATAAGGATAGAGGCACTttcagggaggggagaggcttttggccatgtcatgtgatggttagaaagtgaagaagtggtTACATTTTTGTAGGAAAAGTATTGAAGAAGTGGAGTAGGGTTAAAAGAGGCAGGGAACagttgagaagggaatggtgcCTGGGCAAAAATACTCTTTGTGGGAGGAAGTGTGAAAGGAACCTGAACCTACTGCGAAAAGGAAGTGATGGGATCATTGTTTTTAACAGAGACTTACTAAACTTAGTTATTGGTCTTTGAGGAAGAGGTAGGAGAGGAGAGATAGACAAGCTGGGCAATAGAGGGGGAAGACTGGAAGGGATCATGAGATCAGGCTGGAGGGAATCATGAACAAAGACAGATCCACTGACTACTGAGACACAGGGAGGAAGGAGCATAGCTTGGGCTTGGCCTGAAATGAGAGGGGATGAGGAAGCCTGAGTATGAAGTAGAGTGTGCTGCGTTTTCCAGGAGGAGGAAGTAAAGATTTAGAAGTGTAGGCTGCCAGAGTTCAGGGCGACCTGGCTTCCCAGGCCTACCTAAAACAACCATCCTGTTTCTAGACCCATGGATTAAAGACTGGCCAGAGCCGGATCATCTCTTCCAGGGGAGCCAGGGGCAGCCCTCAGACTTCAGCGAGCAGCCGGCCttgcccccaccctctcccttacCTTCTCCCATGCCTTTTCCCTATCCTCTTCCTCAGCCTTCCCTACCTCCTCTGTTTCCACCCCTACCCCAGGAACCCCCTTTTTTCCCAGGCCAGCCCTTCCCACCCTGTGAATTCTTCAATTTTAATCCAATGGAAGACTTCTCGATACCACCCCACTTAGGTATGTGCCCCCACAACTTCCCAGCACATCTTTTCCAGCCTCTCCTTGAACCTCCCTCAACCTAGTCTCCTGTGTCCAGATGGGCTGAGAGAAGTCAGGGACTCCTTGTGCCCCCTGGGATTGGGTTCTGTCACAGCTGAGTCTGGAACAGTATCTGTAGACTCATGAATTAGCTCACTGATCGTCAGTTTCCTGATTTGGCAGTACGGGAAGCAGTATTGCCATTTTGTAGATGGGGAAATTGAAGGCCAGAGAAACTCACCCTGAAGAACCAGAACTGCCTGAGGCAGAGTTGCACTCACCATGGCCAGAAGCCCACTCTGATGATGGCTGGTTCTTTTGTAGGATGTGGCCCTGGAGTGAACTTTGTGCCTGGCCCCCTGCCTCTTCCAGTCCCCAGCCCTGTCCCCCATGGTCAACACCGGGGCTTGGCCGTCCACCGGGGGATGTCACGCTGTGTTCACAACAGCCCCTACCATGTGCCGAGGATGGGGGCGCCCTGCAGGCAGCGTCCAAGACACTCAGACAGGCTGATCCACACATACAAACTGGATAGACGACCTCATGCCCATTCGGGTACATGGCCAGGGTAGACTGGTTCTTGTGTTTGGGCTGTGTGTGCCAGTGGCCCTGCAGTGCCTGTTTGCCACGCCAGGTGTTGGCATGGCACCTGCTATGCCTGACATTGTTGTTGTCCATTGCTGTCACCAATAAAGGCATGGAAAAACAGAGTGACATCTTTTTGTGAAAGAGAGTGAGTCTCTGAACTGTGATCTTAAGAGTTGGGGAGGCTACCTCTGGGTTCTCTCCAGCCTCGGACCTTGCAGTCCACACTGTTTAGAAATCATTGACTGCATCTTTCATACTGTTTCACACACTCAATTATGCTCCTACCAGAACACACGTGTACTCAACAAAGACCCGGGAGGGGTTACCTATTGTCAGCAGCTCTTTGGGATTGGGAAATGTCACAGGCTGAGTTGTAATTGAAACTGTCAATATTTTATATGGAGTTTGGAATCTGGCTAGTTCTCACCTGTACTAGTCTCACCCATTCATACGTATGTTCAACATTCACCTACTCCTGGAGATACACCAACCTCGCCTTGCACAATTTCTTGGCTCCTGGTAGACACTCAAAAGTGGTTGGAACTAAGCAAGAAGCTCCCCGGCCCAAGTGGGAGACTGATTAGAAAACCATTGCTTAATAGATGCAATATGCAGTAGTAGCAAAGTGAACACAAACCTGTTTGGTGAGTGGGCAGtaggagaggagcagagagaatTCCAAGGTCGGGTGTAGGGAGCAGGGAGCTGTGCCAAGCTTAATAAGAAAGTTAAAAGAACtcagggtcttccctgatggtagtgactaagactccatgctcccaacgcacgcagaggcccaggttcagtttgtggtcggggaactagatacttcatgctgcagctaaagatcctgcatcccACATGCAACtcagacctggcacagtcaaattaattaattttttaaaagtacagcaTCTCAGCTTTGACAAATGATCTTGACCCTGGGTTGGGTGTAGTATGAGTTCAGGGCTGAAACAAGGCAGTAAGTACACTGATAATGTGATGTGAAGcaggaaaataaggaaatacaCAGACCCACTAAACCTTAAGTAGAATAGGCTGGAGAAGAGGATGCAGAATTACTGCATTATCTTTCCTtactttttcttgaaattttactTTGTCAAAGAATGTAGCATCTTACACAAATGGAAATAGCGGACCAAAGAAGTGTTGGTCCTTGGTGGGTAACTACTAAGTGCAAATGAAAGGAATCTACTAAATTAACACAcactggtgctggggaaactggtacAGACAACATGAGTTAATAAAACCCTTCAGAGAGTAATGTCATCAGGGCTGCTGAGACTTAATGAGAGTGCTTGAAATGAgcttggttttctttgctgtagaCAGTGGATGGGAACatacaaaagtgaaagaaagcatcTTGTTAGATAGGTTTTAGATAACTTTTATCGCaaaaactgttttttgttttgttttcatcagTTCGGTGAATCCCTTGTTCAGTCATTTATTCCTTGACACAAAACCCTTTTCTTTGCACCTCTGAAACTGGGGCTTCTCAGTGTTGCTGTGGAAAATTATACACCTAAACTGGTTTGTGGAAGAAAGTAATATGAGTTACCTAGCTTCACGAAGCCCTCTCTGTTGCTTGCCATCCCGTTCTCTCTGTTGCTTGCCATCCTGTTCTCCAAGAAAAccttgtgtgcgtgctaagtcatttcagttgtgtccaattcttttcgagaactgtagcctgccaggctcctctgtctaggctTTTCCATTCTCTCACAACCCCATCCCAAGTCTGGCACACCCACACTGTGAGCACTTGGAGACTGTTCAGTGTGGTCCAGATCCCTGTCCATCTACCTCTGTGATTCTCATTTTCACCCCTTCTTGCTATGTGGCTCCCATTGCTCACAGTGAGGTTTTATAACCTTTTCCTCAGCATCCCAATGTAGATTTGAAATCTATTGTAAGgataaaatggggataaattatattttattttcagtttgctgTCATGTAAGCACATAGTACACTTGACTCCTCTATTAACAAATTTTTTATTGGGACTAGGAAACAAGAAACTTGAAAAATAGCTGCATACAAGTCACTACACGAATTTGAATTGTTTCCTGGATTTTGTTTTGAGattgtaaaaacaaaatcttatatTTTTCCAGTATGTAGGCACATAGTATGTCAAGTATGACAGAACTCAAACTTCACTGGCAAATCGTTTAAGAAGGAAAGTGTGCATAGACTTCCTCTCATTCGTGGAATCTTGGTTTTTAAAagtgactccaatattctttcctttgcCAAAATAAGGTATTTCTGAAAGGGTTAAAAGATGCACCAGCACAGCATGTGACACAAGCCTTTATTTTTCAGGGGAGAAAGTCTTCAGAAATTTGGAAGATTGTTCTTTTCAAAAAACTTtaacccagggacttccctggtggtccaatggttagaactctgccttccagtgcaggggtccaggtttgatacctggtcagggaacaaagcagagaaggtgatggcaccccactccagtactgtcgcctggaaaatcccatggacggaggagcctggtaggctgcagtccatggggtcgcgaagagtcgggcacgactgagcgacttcactttcacttttcactttcatgcattggagaaggaaatggcaacccactccagtgttcttgcctggagagtcccagggacgggggagcctggtgggctgccgtgtatggggtcgcacagagtcggacacaacggaagcgacttagcagcagcagcagcagcagggaactaagattccacatgcctctcaGTGTGGCCGAAAACTAAAAACAATAGCAAAACCCCAACAACAACGACTTTAACCCAATTAGAGTTTTCCTCTAACAAAAGCAGATAACTTGTTTCCTGTCATATTCTCCAGTTAATTGCATGCACTGTGTGTTGAGTTCATTTTAGTGTTTAAGTACATCTACCATAAACATTGGTGAATGATAAACTCTTTTTGACTGCGAGGAAATGGAtctaaactttttaaaactgcTTCATTGAAGTATGACAGACAATAAACTGCACATACTTCAAATGCACAATATAATTTTGATGTGTATACAATATGAAACTCATCACAGTCAAACTTACCCTTTATATAATCCTTCCCTAAAGCCCTTCCTCACAACCTCCTACATCTTCGCATTCGCATTCATAGGCAATTTGTCCtaactgatctgctttctgttacTATGgattaatttgtatttcctaGAGCtttaataaatggaatcattcagtAGATACTCTTTTCATCTGGCTACTTTCAGTCAGCCCAATGAATGGAATTAATTCACGGAATTTCATCCATGTTGAGTGCATCagtagttcattcatttttatagctgagtagcaTCCCATTATATGCGATATCtatgtttatccatttacctattgAGGGACACgaataattttcagttttttactcTAAAATAAAACCACTATGAACATTTCTGTATGAATCTTTGTATGGacatatgatttcatttctcttggggaaatatctaggaataaaatgTCTGGATCATATGGAAgatgtatgtttaactttttaagaaactaccaaatgattttccaaagtggttgtccCGTTTTACATTCGCACTGACAGTGTCTGAGTTTGTGAAGTTCTTCCACATTCTTGACCACActaatagccattctaataggggaaggtatggttttaatttgtatttacatAATGACTAACAATATTGAACATTTTCCTGTacttatttgccatctatatGTCCTTTTTGGTAAAGTTTCTGTTTAAATTGTTTGTTCTTCATCACCATGCTCCCTTTTAAAAACATTACTGGGCTTTGAGAGTTCTTTACTTTGGATCCAAGTCTGTTATCAgatatatattttgcaaatactttctcccagagTGTGGCTTGTCTTTTGAAGAACAGAACATTTCAATTTTAGTCAAGGACAGcttattcaatttttattttatggattatatttttggtgtcatatctctACCTAAACCCAATGTCATGGCTATTTTCCTCTGCTTGCTTCTAG contains:
- the PCED1A gene encoding PC-esterase domain-containing protein 1A; this encodes MERAGRRAAHRPLTGTHKLCEAGAVLKRPAFRAREHEARPGARCRRRAQCAGLPQSLVNGAESRESPVVVGGSMVFCLENEEPCRPQRSNMVHFQASEVQQLLHNKFVVILGDSIQRAVYKDLVLLLQKDSLLTAAQLKAKGELSFEQDQLVAGGQLGELHNGTQYREVRQFCSGSGHHLVRFYFLTRVYSEYLEGVLEELTYGPAPDLVIINSCLWDLSRYGRYSMESYRENLERVFVRMDQVLPDSCLLVWNMAMPLGERVTGGFLLPELQPLAGSLRRDVVEGNFYSATLAGDHCFDVLDLHFHFRHAVRHRHRDGVHWDQHAHRHLSHLLLTHVADAWGVELPKRDYPHDPWIKDWPEPDHLFQGSQGQPSDFSEQPALPPPSPLPSPMPFPYPLPQPSLPPLFPPLPQEPPFFPGQPFPPCEFFNFNPMEDFSIPPHLGCGPGVNFVPGPLPLPVPSPVPHGQHRGLAVHRGMSRCVHNSPYHVPRMGAPCRQRPRHSDRLIHTYKLDRRPHAHSGTWPG